One Stenotrophomonas oahuensis genomic region harbors:
- a CDS encoding DUF4031 domain-containing protein: MTVYIDDAVHPWRDERWAHLMADTLPELHAMAAQLGIPRRAFQNRRSGAHYDVPAPMRERAIALGARAISRHTDRELLKAVIANARAQYDATA; this comes from the coding sequence GTGACGGTCTATATCGACGATGCGGTACACCCCTGGCGCGACGAGCGCTGGGCGCATCTGATGGCCGACACCCTGCCCGAGCTGCACGCCATGGCGGCGCAGCTCGGGATTCCACGGCGGGCGTTCCAGAACCGCCGCAGCGGCGCGCACTACGACGTGCCCGCGCCGATGCGTGAGCGCGCCATCGCGCTGGGCGCACGCGCCATTTCCCGGCATACCGACCGGGAATTGTTGAAAGCGGTCATCGCCAACGCGCGGGCGCAATACGACGCAACCGCGTGA
- a CDS encoding DUF6630 family protein yields MPDNSDYFDFEEDERDFDEDDFEARIWNLFVLINPGDEELALQQFNRWREQLLEAGESIDEEADWLPPLMVATAWQSTYEVERDDADSLVSAVNELSARFNVQVDWGGDLDDEDFAEDVDAPMLMATAYDRLREHNYSLWSVDTGNGGLAGWMALSRDDDAMLALCSLLGVEVRPGADPF; encoded by the coding sequence ATGCCCGACAACAGCGACTATTTCGACTTCGAAGAAGACGAGCGCGATTTCGACGAAGACGATTTCGAGGCCCGGATCTGGAACCTGTTCGTGCTGATCAACCCGGGCGACGAGGAACTGGCGCTGCAGCAGTTCAACCGCTGGCGCGAGCAGCTGCTGGAGGCGGGAGAGTCCATTGACGAGGAAGCCGACTGGCTGCCGCCGCTGATGGTCGCCACTGCGTGGCAGTCGACCTACGAGGTGGAGCGCGATGATGCCGATTCGCTGGTGTCGGCGGTGAACGAGCTGTCTGCGCGATTCAACGTGCAGGTGGACTGGGGCGGCGACCTGGACGATGAGGACTTCGCCGAGGACGTGGATGCGCCGATGCTGATGGCCACCGCGTATGACCGCCTGCGCGAGCACAACTACAGCCTGTGGAGCGTGGATACTGGCAACGGTGGCCTGGCTGGCTGGATGGCGCTGAGCCGCGATGATGACGCGATGCTGGCGCTGTGTTCGTTGCTTGGGGTGGAAGTGCGCCCGGGGGCGGATCCGTTTTGA
- the motB gene encoding flagellar motor protein MotB, which yields MAENKPTVIVRKVKKAGHGAHHGGAWKVAYADFVTAMMAFFLVLWLMAATSKPERAAISEYFRNPSPLTGQSPTPAPGMAGPGGASTSMIKLGGATDVSRGTSNDPFQNAQAERPVPQEDEREREKKQLEVLKQELEEAISKSQALEPFKDQLLLDLTPEGLRIQIVDKQNRPMFDVGSAALKPYTREILKELSEFINHVPNRISITGHTDITAYTAAHGYSNWELSADRANAARRALLEGGMAEEKVTRVVGLSSSVLFDKVKPDNPINRRISIVVMTKAAEAAALSGSGQQVGLSGTTVDPDVQADLAPPAGPAVPVLGPADGAP from the coding sequence ATGGCCGAGAACAAACCCACCGTCATTGTCCGCAAGGTCAAGAAGGCCGGTCACGGAGCGCATCATGGCGGTGCATGGAAGGTGGCGTATGCCGACTTCGTGACCGCGATGATGGCGTTCTTCCTGGTGCTGTGGCTGATGGCGGCCACCAGCAAGCCCGAGCGCGCGGCCATTTCCGAGTACTTCCGCAACCCCAGCCCGCTGACCGGGCAGAGCCCGACGCCTGCGCCCGGCATGGCCGGCCCGGGCGGGGCCAGCACCTCGATGATCAAGCTGGGCGGGGCCACCGATGTCTCGCGCGGCACCAGCAACGACCCGTTCCAAAACGCCCAGGCCGAACGCCCGGTGCCGCAGGAAGACGAGCGCGAGCGTGAAAAGAAGCAGCTGGAAGTGCTGAAGCAGGAGCTGGAAGAGGCGATCAGCAAGAGCCAGGCACTGGAGCCGTTCAAGGACCAGCTGCTGCTGGACCTCACCCCGGAAGGCCTGCGCATCCAGATCGTGGACAAGCAGAACCGGCCGATGTTCGACGTCGGCAGCGCCGCGCTGAAGCCCTATACCCGCGAGATCCTCAAGGAGCTGTCGGAGTTCATCAATCACGTGCCGAACCGGATCAGCATCACCGGCCATACCGACATCACCGCCTATACCGCCGCCCACGGCTACAGCAACTGGGAGCTCAGCGCCGACCGTGCCAATGCGGCGCGCCGGGCCCTGCTGGAAGGCGGCATGGCGGAGGAAAAGGTGACCCGCGTGGTCGGGCTGTCGTCCTCGGTGCTGTTCGACAAGGTCAAGCCGGACAACCCGATCAACCGGCGCATCAGCATCGTGGTGATGACCAAGGCGGCTGAGGCGGCGGCGCTGTCCGGCTCCGGGCAGCAGGTCGGGTTATCGGGCACCACGGTGGATCCGGATGTGCAGGCCGATCTCGCGCCGCCGGCCGGGCCGGCGGTGCCGGTGTTGGGGCCGGCGGATGGGGCACCGTGA
- a CDS encoding D-amino acid dehydrogenase translates to MRVLVLGSGVIGTTSAWYLRQAGFDVTVVDRQPGPALETSFANAGQLSFGYTSPWAAPGVPLKAVKWLFEEHAPLAIRPGLDLNQYRWLAQMLRNCTQERYAINKARMVRMSEYSRDCLNELRAETGIEFEGRDLGTTQLFRTQQQLDASAQDIEVLAQYGVPYEVLDRAGIIAAEPALAAVADTLVGALRLPRDQTGDCQLFTRRLAQMAAAAGVEFRFDQDIAGLETSGNRITGVRIDGKLETADHYVVALGSYSPSLVAPLGMHLPVYPLKGYSLTLPITDPAMAPTSTILDESYKVAVTRFDDRIRVGGMAEVGGFDLSLSPRRRATLEKVVRDLYPHGGDLSRAEFWTGLRPATPDGTPVIGATPYRNLFLNTGHGTLGWTMACGSGRYLADLMSARQPQISTEGLDIFRYGGRANPHAAAFQQSETETCVLPAR, encoded by the coding sequence ATGCGCGTACTTGTTCTTGGCAGCGGGGTGATCGGCACGACCAGTGCCTGGTACCTGCGGCAGGCCGGCTTTGATGTCACCGTGGTCGACCGCCAGCCCGGACCGGCGCTGGAAACCAGCTTCGCCAACGCGGGCCAGCTGTCGTTCGGCTACACCTCGCCGTGGGCCGCGCCGGGCGTGCCGCTCAAAGCGGTGAAGTGGCTGTTCGAGGAGCATGCGCCGCTGGCGATCCGCCCGGGCCTGGACCTCAACCAGTATCGCTGGCTGGCGCAGATGCTGCGCAACTGCACCCAGGAACGCTACGCGATCAACAAGGCGCGCATGGTGCGCATGTCCGAGTACAGCCGTGACTGCCTGAACGAACTGCGTGCTGAAACCGGCATCGAGTTCGAAGGCCGCGACCTCGGCACGACCCAGCTGTTCCGCACCCAGCAGCAGCTGGATGCCTCGGCGCAGGACATCGAAGTGCTGGCGCAGTACGGCGTGCCGTACGAGGTGCTGGATCGCGCCGGCATCATCGCCGCCGAGCCGGCGCTGGCCGCCGTGGCCGACACCCTGGTGGGTGCGCTGCGCCTGCCGCGTGACCAGACCGGCGACTGCCAGCTGTTCACCCGCCGCCTGGCGCAGATGGCTGCTGCCGCCGGCGTGGAATTCCGCTTCGACCAGGACATCGCCGGGCTGGAAACCAGCGGCAACCGCATCACTGGCGTGCGCATCGACGGCAAGCTGGAAACCGCCGACCACTACGTGGTCGCGCTGGGCAGCTACTCGCCGTCGCTGGTGGCTCCGCTCGGCATGCACCTGCCGGTGTACCCGCTGAAGGGCTATTCGCTGACCCTGCCGATCACCGACCCGGCGATGGCTCCCACCTCGACCATCCTGGACGAAAGCTACAAGGTGGCGGTGACCCGCTTCGACGACCGCATCCGCGTGGGGGGCATGGCCGAAGTAGGCGGGTTCGACCTGTCGCTGTCGCCGCGCCGCCGCGCCACCCTGGAAAAGGTGGTGCGCGACCTGTACCCGCACGGCGGCGACCTCAGCCGCGCCGAGTTCTGGACCGGGCTGCGCCCGGCCACCCCGGACGGCACCCCGGTGATCGGGGCTACGCCGTACCGCAACCTGTTCCTCAACACCGGCCACGGCACGCTGGGCTGGACCATGGCCTGCGGGTCGGGTCGTTACCTGGCCGACCTGATGAGCGCGCGCCAGCCGCAGATCAGCACCGAAGGCCTGGACATCTTCCGCTATGGCGGGCGTGCCAATCCGCATGCCGCCGCTTTTCAACAGAGTGAAACTGAAACATGCGTCCTGCCCGCGCGTTGA
- a CDS encoding classical arabinogalactan protein 4, with the protein MNTRMLLLPAVLAAALGFDASAQIAAPGKPTDTRPVVTPAPAPKPLPTPVRPAPMESQSGKVAPVTSDSQIRQQLGTQPIQSQGPAQVVPAPATTAPPKVYDRNGRIIPGVKPVGPNRVFDSRTGRYYDSAPATQGQQIKP; encoded by the coding sequence ATGAACACCCGAATGCTGCTCTTGCCTGCCGTACTGGCGGCCGCGCTGGGCTTCGATGCCAGTGCGCAGATTGCCGCACCCGGCAAACCCACCGACACCCGACCGGTGGTGACGCCGGCCCCGGCCCCCAAGCCGCTGCCTACCCCGGTGCGCCCGGCTCCGATGGAGAGCCAGTCGGGTAAAGTTGCGCCGGTGACCTCCGATTCACAGATCCGCCAGCAACTGGGCACGCAACCGATCCAGAGCCAGGGCCCGGCCCAGGTGGTACCGGCACCTGCAACCACCGCACCGCCGAAGGTGTACGACCGCAACGGCCGCATCATTCCCGGCGTCAAACCGGTGGGGCCGAACCGCGTCTTCGATTCGCGCACGGGGCGTTATTACGACAGCGCACCGGCAACGCAGGGGCAGCAGATCAAACCGTGA
- the alr gene encoding alanine racemase, whose product MRPARALIDLDALRSNFRLARELGGGRKTLAAVKADAYGHGAVVCARALEGEADAFGVACIEEALELRAAGITTPILLLEGFFDADELPLIVQHQLWFAVAAPWQVDAVEAFQTDARLTIWLKLDSGMHRLGLSPADFRSAHARLSALPQVGPMVLMSHLARADELDNPRTREQAATFAAAIEGLAGETSLCNSPALLGWPEVRSDWVRPGLMLYGANPLPGSSAQTARLRPVMTMQSKIFAVREIAAGEPVGYGARFVAERPTRVGVVAMGYADGYPQFAPNGTPVQIDGQPGHLIGRVSMDMLTVDLTDLPQAGVGSTVELWGESPRLDVLAPLCNVSAYQLPCAVKRVAREIR is encoded by the coding sequence ATGCGTCCTGCCCGCGCGTTGATCGACCTGGACGCGTTGCGCTCCAACTTCCGCCTGGCCCGTGAACTGGGCGGCGGTCGCAAGACCCTGGCCGCGGTGAAGGCCGACGCCTATGGCCACGGTGCCGTGGTGTGCGCGCGCGCGCTGGAAGGCGAGGCCGACGCGTTCGGTGTGGCCTGCATTGAAGAGGCGCTGGAACTGCGCGCGGCCGGCATCACCACGCCGATCCTGCTGCTGGAAGGATTTTTCGATGCGGACGAGCTGCCGCTGATCGTGCAGCACCAGCTGTGGTTTGCGGTCGCCGCGCCGTGGCAGGTGGACGCGGTGGAAGCGTTCCAGACCGATGCGCGCTTGACCATCTGGCTGAAGCTGGACAGCGGCATGCACCGGCTGGGGCTGTCGCCGGCCGATTTCCGCAGCGCGCATGCCCGTTTGTCCGCCCTGCCGCAGGTGGGGCCAATGGTGCTGATGAGCCATCTGGCACGTGCCGACGAACTGGACAACCCGCGCACCCGCGAGCAGGCCGCGACGTTTGCCGCCGCGATCGAGGGCTTGGCCGGGGAAACCAGCCTGTGCAATTCGCCGGCGTTGCTCGGCTGGCCGGAAGTGCGCAGTGACTGGGTGCGCCCTGGCCTGATGCTGTACGGGGCGAACCCGCTGCCTGGCAGCAGCGCGCAGACCGCGCGCCTGCGTCCGGTGATGACCATGCAGTCGAAGATCTTCGCGGTGCGCGAGATCGCCGCCGGCGAACCGGTCGGCTATGGCGCGCGCTTTGTTGCCGAGCGACCCACCCGCGTTGGCGTGGTGGCAATGGGCTATGCCGATGGCTACCCGCAGTTCGCGCCTAACGGCACCCCGGTCCAGATCGACGGCCAGCCCGGCCATCTGATCGGGCGGGTGTCGATGGACATGCTCACCGTGGACCTGACCGACCTGCCGCAGGCGGGCGTGGGCAGCACGGTGGAGCTGTGGGGCGAGAGCCCGCGCCTGGACGTGCTGGCCCCGCTGTGCAATGTGAGCGCGTATCAGTTGCCGTGCGCAGTGAAGCGCGTGGCACGCGAAATCCGCTGA
- a CDS encoding ATP-binding protein, giving the protein MSSPTVPTLERATPVAPALDPALHRHVLEGLNAGFCVVECLIEDGVGVDYRFVQVNEAFERSTGLVNAAGRLMSELQPAHEQDWYRIYGQVALTGRPHHFDMEARALGRWYSVEAMRVGEPEQRQVAILFFDITSRKQVEVDLAESEARFSALADGLPMPVWVLDDRGHARFVNSAFTEFFGGDEQRVPEDVWRGLVHPDDASVFDYELQEALKAQRSMQALVRGLRSDGQWRWLEMNARPRFSRMGRFIGLAGSSPDVTERREIEMAREELLQSERAARSAAENMARLKDEFLATLSHELRTPLTTILGWSELLLQRVDNTSPLFKGLGVIANSAMAQKRLISDMLDLSSMLLGKVQLEVEVVDLRAQLTEALGAQELVAEGKALDMQLHLPEEGALVLGDATRLQQVWWNLLSNAIKFTPAEGSVTVTLAREGGHWVSTVRDTGDGIAAEFLRHLFSRFRQADGTTTRRHGGLGLGLAIVQQLVELHGGTVSAASEGQGLGAQFTVSLPCYQPQSDGRPLREVFNGPISEQVIEPYPLRGLRLLAVEDQPEVLEYLRRMLEEQGAQVTVAASAGEALALLDAGRHEQVDALLTDIGMPGMDGYGLVRTLREDMGVDAKALPAVAVTALARADDRKRALASGFQEHVAKPYSVAQLVTAVRNVLAQARAEAG; this is encoded by the coding sequence TTGTCCAGCCCGACCGTACCGACCCTCGAACGCGCCACCCCGGTGGCTCCTGCGCTTGATCCCGCCCTGCACCGCCACGTGCTGGAGGGGCTCAACGCCGGCTTCTGCGTGGTGGAATGCCTGATCGAAGACGGCGTCGGGGTCGACTATCGCTTCGTGCAGGTGAACGAGGCGTTCGAGCGCAGCACCGGGCTGGTCAATGCGGCCGGCCGTCTGATGAGCGAGCTGCAGCCGGCGCACGAGCAGGACTGGTACCGCATCTATGGGCAGGTGGCCCTGACCGGGCGGCCGCACCACTTCGACATGGAGGCGCGCGCACTGGGGCGCTGGTACTCGGTGGAAGCCATGCGGGTCGGCGAGCCGGAGCAGCGCCAGGTGGCGATCCTGTTCTTCGACATCACCAGCCGCAAGCAGGTGGAAGTGGATCTGGCCGAAAGCGAAGCGCGCTTCTCCGCGCTGGCCGACGGCCTGCCGATGCCCGTATGGGTGCTGGATGACCGCGGCCATGCCCGCTTCGTCAACAGTGCGTTCACCGAGTTCTTCGGCGGTGACGAACAACGCGTGCCGGAAGACGTATGGCGCGGCCTGGTGCATCCCGACGACGCTTCGGTGTTCGACTACGAGCTGCAGGAAGCCCTGAAAGCGCAGCGTTCGATGCAGGCGCTGGTGCGTGGACTGCGTTCGGATGGCCAGTGGCGCTGGCTGGAAATGAACGCCCGCCCGCGCTTCTCGCGAATGGGCCGCTTCATCGGCCTGGCCGGCAGCAGCCCGGACGTCACCGAGCGCCGCGAAATCGAAATGGCGCGCGAGGAGCTGCTGCAGTCCGAGCGTGCCGCGCGTAGCGCCGCGGAAAACATGGCGCGGTTGAAGGACGAGTTCCTGGCCACCCTGTCGCATGAACTGCGCACGCCGCTGACCACCATCCTGGGGTGGAGCGAACTGCTGCTGCAGCGGGTGGACAACACCAGCCCGCTGTTCAAGGGCCTGGGCGTGATCGCCAACAGCGCGATGGCGCAGAAGCGGCTGATCTCGGACATGCTGGACCTGAGCAGCATGCTGCTGGGCAAGGTGCAGCTGGAAGTGGAAGTGGTGGACCTGCGTGCGCAGCTGACCGAAGCGCTGGGCGCGCAGGAGCTGGTGGCCGAAGGCAAGGCGCTGGACATGCAGCTGCACCTGCCGGAAGAGGGCGCGCTGGTACTGGGCGATGCCACCCGCCTGCAGCAGGTGTGGTGGAACCTGTTGTCCAACGCGATCAAGTTCACCCCGGCCGAAGGTTCGGTTACCGTGACCCTGGCCCGCGAAGGTGGGCACTGGGTGAGCACCGTACGCGACACCGGCGACGGCATCGCGGCGGAGTTCCTGCGCCACCTGTTCAGCCGCTTCCGCCAGGCCGACGGCACCACCACCCGTCGCCATGGTGGCCTGGGGCTGGGCCTGGCGATCGTGCAGCAGCTGGTGGAACTGCACGGCGGCACCGTCAGCGCGGCCAGCGAGGGGCAGGGCCTGGGTGCCCAGTTCACGGTGAGCCTGCCGTGTTATCAGCCGCAGTCCGATGGCCGTCCGCTGCGCGAAGTCTTCAATGGCCCGATCAGCGAGCAGGTCATCGAGCCTTACCCGCTGCGCGGGCTGCGCCTGCTGGCGGTGGAGGATCAACCCGAAGTGCTGGAGTATCTGCGCCGCATGCTGGAAGAGCAGGGCGCGCAGGTGACGGTGGCGGCATCTGCGGGCGAAGCGCTGGCGCTGCTCGATGCCGGCCGCCACGAACAGGTGGATGCATTGCTCACCGACATCGGCATGCCGGGCATGGATGGCTATGGACTGGTACGCACCCTGCGCGAGGACATGGGGGTGGATGCGAAAGCGCTGCCCGCCGTGGCGGTGACCGCGCTGGCCCGGGCCGATGACCGCAAGCGCGCGCTGGCGTCAGGGTTCCAGGAGCACGTCGCCAAGCCCTATTCGGTGGCGCAGCTGGTGACGGCGGTGCGCAACGTGCTGGCGCAGGCAAGGGCCGAGGCCGGCTGA
- a CDS encoding DUF3247 family protein encodes MSRTAPVVYTHADDIARLKALLPQLPDEARVEVTLKDGSRVLGTVAVRPTVQQYRDAEENEGSNGELRLDDLDVPVQQHHVWLDQIASIRELPPIE; translated from the coding sequence ATGTCACGCACCGCACCTGTTGTTTACACGCACGCCGACGACATCGCGCGCCTCAAGGCACTGCTGCCGCAGCTGCCCGACGAGGCCCGGGTGGAAGTGACGTTGAAGGACGGCAGCCGCGTGCTGGGCACGGTGGCGGTGCGCCCGACCGTGCAGCAGTATCGCGATGCGGAAGAGAATGAAGGCAGCAACGGCGAGTTGCGGCTGGATGATCTGGATGTGCCGGTGCAGCAGCACCATGTCTGGCTGGACCAGATCGCATCGATCCGTGAGCTGCCGCCGATCGAGTGA
- the motA gene encoding flagellar motor stator protein MotA, translating into MLIIVGFLIVILSVLGGYVGAHGKLAALWQPYELVIIGGAALGAFLVGTPVKTVKQTLAASVGVFKGPRYKQQDYLDVLSLLYELLNKARREGFMSLEDHVERPADSAIFANYPKVQADHHLVDFMTDCLRLMIGSNIEPHELEPLLEMELEKHHAEAMQPAAVLNKVSDGLPGFGIVAAVLGIVITMGSIGGEITEVGAHVAGALVGTFLGILLAYGFVSPLAAAVEARAEQDSRIYESVKTALLACLRGYNPKIALEFARKTLPSNVRPGFSEFEAHLKTIK; encoded by the coding sequence ATGCTCATCATTGTTGGTTTTCTGATCGTCATTCTCAGCGTGCTCGGGGGCTACGTCGGCGCGCACGGCAAGCTGGCGGCCCTGTGGCAGCCCTACGAGCTGGTCATCATTGGCGGTGCGGCGCTGGGCGCGTTCCTGGTCGGCACCCCGGTCAAGACGGTCAAGCAGACCCTGGCCGCCAGCGTCGGCGTGTTCAAAGGCCCGCGCTACAAGCAGCAGGACTACCTGGACGTGTTGAGCCTGCTGTACGAACTGCTCAACAAGGCGCGCCGCGAAGGCTTCATGTCGCTGGAAGACCACGTCGAACGCCCCGCCGACAGCGCGATCTTCGCCAACTACCCCAAGGTGCAGGCCGACCACCACCTGGTCGACTTCATGACCGACTGCCTGCGCCTGATGATCGGCAGCAACATCGAACCGCACGAGCTGGAACCGCTGCTGGAAATGGAGCTGGAAAAGCACCACGCCGAAGCCATGCAGCCGGCGGCCGTGCTGAACAAGGTGTCCGACGGCCTGCCCGGCTTCGGCATCGTCGCCGCCGTGCTCGGCATCGTGATCACCATGGGCTCGATCGGCGGTGAAATCACCGAAGTGGGCGCACACGTGGCCGGCGCGCTGGTCGGTACCTTCCTCGGCATTCTGCTGGCCTATGGCTTTGTCAGCCCGCTGGCCGCCGCCGTGGAAGCGCGCGCCGAGCAGGACAGCCGCATCTATGAGTCGGTCAAGACCGCCCTGCTGGCCTGCCTGCGCGGCTACAACCCGAAGATCGCACTGGAATTCGCCCGCAAGACCCTGCCGTCGAATGTGCGCCCGGGCTTCAGCGAGTTCGAAGCCCACCTGAAGACGATCAAGTAA
- a CDS encoding DUF3016 domain-containing protein has protein sequence MTAALGGLLALATLSAAAAPRTVSDPKAPRALDVEGPVQVKWTDPAKFTELRNSSNRWEAERGNWVYDLAKYIRTTAAKRLAPGQTLDVTITDIKRAGDYEPQHGPRAQDIRIMKDIYPPRMTLDFVLKDAQGNVVKQGTGEKLIDMGYLSTGVGLLSDSDPLRYEKRMLNDWLRKVLPAA, from the coding sequence ATGACGGCCGCACTGGGCGGCCTGCTGGCTTTAGCCACGCTGTCCGCGGCGGCGGCACCGCGTACCGTCAGCGACCCGAAAGCGCCGCGTGCCTTGGATGTGGAGGGTCCGGTACAGGTGAAGTGGACCGACCCGGCCAAGTTCACCGAACTGCGCAACAGCTCCAACCGCTGGGAAGCCGAACGCGGCAACTGGGTCTACGACCTGGCCAAGTACATCCGCACCACCGCGGCCAAGCGGCTGGCTCCGGGCCAGACCCTGGACGTGACCATTACCGACATCAAGCGCGCCGGTGATTACGAGCCGCAGCACGGGCCGCGTGCCCAGGACATCCGCATCATGAAAGACATCTATCCGCCGCGCATGACGCTGGACTTTGTGCTGAAGGATGCACAGGGCAATGTGGTGAAGCAGGGCACCGGCGAAAAGCTGATCGACATGGGCTATCTCAGCACCGGTGTGGGCCTGCTGTCGGACAGCGACCCGCTGCGCTATGAAAAGCGGATGCTGAATGACTGGCTGCGGAAAGTGTTACCCGCCGCCTGA
- a CDS encoding lana protein, which translates to MANQQQNNPNKPQDQQNQKGQQSQQQWDQQNQKGNKQPDQQQRSDQKQQR; encoded by the coding sequence ATGGCTAACCAGCAGCAGAACAATCCCAACAAGCCGCAGGATCAGCAGAACCAGAAGGGTCAGCAGAGCCAGCAGCAGTGGGATCAGCAGAACCAGAAGGGCAACAAGCAGCCCGATCAGCAGCAGCGTTCGGACCAGAAACAGCAGCGCTGA
- the msrB gene encoding peptide-methionine (R)-S-oxide reductase MsrB, with amino-acid sequence MTAFDLSPPSDAQRQALEAGLSADERRVLLQHGTEAPFCGVFLDNKQDGVYGCRLCGLPLFRSSTKFDSGTGWPSFFAPFDPAHVHEIRDTSHGMVRTEIVCARCGSHLGHVFPDGPPPTYERHCLNSVSLDFTPNGSPYPDPLQRGGAEAGPAG; translated from the coding sequence ATGACCGCCTTCGACCTCTCTCCCCCCAGCGACGCCCAGCGCCAGGCGCTGGAGGCCGGCCTGAGCGCCGACGAGCGCCGCGTGCTGCTGCAGCACGGCACCGAGGCCCCGTTCTGCGGGGTGTTCCTGGATAACAAGCAGGATGGCGTCTACGGCTGCCGCCTGTGCGGCCTGCCGCTGTTCCGTTCCAGCACCAAGTTCGACTCCGGCACCGGCTGGCCGAGCTTCTTTGCCCCGTTTGACCCGGCCCATGTCCACGAAATCCGTGACACCAGTCACGGCATGGTCCGGACCGAGATCGTCTGCGCCCGCTGCGGCAGCCACCTCGGCCATGTGTTCCCGGACGGCCCGCCGCCCACCTACGAGCGCCACTGCCTCAACTCGGTCTCGCTGGATTTCACGCCCAATGGCAGCCCCTACCCGGATCCGCTGCAGCGTGGCGGGGCTGAGGCCGGCCCGGCAGGCTGA
- a CDS encoding Lrp/AsnC ligand binding domain-containing protein — protein sequence MATRVRELDKIDRKILRILQAEGRISFTELGERVGLSTTPCTERVRRLERDGAITGYYAKLDPHYLKASLLVFVEISLAYKSGDIFEEFRRAALKLPNVLECHLVSGDFDYLLKARISEMASYRKLLGSTLLTLPHVRESKSYIVMEEVKETLTLPIPD from the coding sequence ATGGCCACCCGGGTCCGCGAACTGGACAAGATCGACCGCAAGATCCTGCGCATCCTGCAGGCCGAGGGACGCATTTCCTTCACCGAGCTGGGCGAACGGGTCGGGCTGTCCACCACGCCCTGCACCGAGCGGGTGCGCCGGCTGGAGCGCGACGGGGCGATCACCGGCTACTACGCCAAGCTCGACCCGCACTACCTCAAGGCCAGCCTGCTGGTGTTCGTCGAGATCAGCCTGGCCTACAAATCCGGTGACATCTTCGAGGAGTTCCGGCGCGCGGCGTTGAAGCTGCCGAATGTGCTGGAGTGCCATTTGGTTTCGGGCGATTTCGATTACCTGTTGAAGGCGCGGATCAGTGAAATGGCGTCGTACCGCAAGCTGCTCGGCAGCACGTTGCTGACCCTGCCGCATGTGCGCGAGAGCAAGAGCTACATCGTGATGGAAGAGGTCAAAGAAACGCTGACGCTGCCGATTCCGGATTGA